The following are encoded in a window of Ricinus communis isolate WT05 ecotype wild-type chromosome 4, ASM1957865v1, whole genome shotgun sequence genomic DNA:
- the LOC8284417 gene encoding uncharacterized protein LOC8284417 gives MAKPTTAATSSLLQTLKRFIKKPWEITGPCADPEYRSAIPSPLEYRVNCPATPKIKAIVPTSNPETVYDIKYYTRDQRRNRPPIIRTILKKADVEKLMKEKTFDVTDFPPVYLTAAVEEDYNARGGGYQ, from the coding sequence ATGGCAAAACCCACCACAGCAGCAACCTCCTCTCTTCTCCAAACCCTAAAAAGATTCATTAAAAAACCATGGGAAATAACCGGGCCATGCGCCGACCCGGAATACCGATCCGCTATACCAAGCCCTCTCGAGTATCGCGTCAATTGCCCAGCCACTCCAAAAATCAAAGCAATCGTGCCCACATCAAACCCTGAAACCGTGTACGATATCAAGTACTATACTCGCGATCAGCGACGCAATCGACCTCCAATTATACGCACCATTTTGAAGAAAGCTGATGTTGAGAAATTGATGAAGGAAAAGACTTTTGATGTCACTGATTTTCCTCCTGTTTATTTGACTGCCGCTGTTGAGGAGGATTATAATGCCAGGGGAGGTGGTTACCAGTAA
- the LOC8284418 gene encoding nuclear transport factor 2 isoform X1, producing MAMQEAASAPAPSAKDVGNAFVEQYYHILHQSPGLVHKFYQDSSLLSRPDADGTMTTVTTMQAINDKILSLNYEDYTAEVKNADAQESYEKGVIVLVTGCLTGKDNIKKKFSQTFFLAPQDKGYFVLNDLFRFVGENGSLPNNTVLVNGVSEDATPITPTVEPGWGDISVADTTQASGNLTVDPATSFEDKDLNNGAEVCDPSDKEEGSVNEEEVVDPQPDSTCNITSVGASPAILEDAPKKSYASILKVMKGNTVPRSVHAATTNVKVAPINSEKQLPNSTKPAYASEAIAPTSGSAQSSDIHEEVEGHSIYVRSLSFNATEAQLEEAFKKFGPIKCGGIQVRSNKQGFCFGFVEFETLSSMQSALEASSITVGDRQAIVEEKKTNNRVGSSGRGRYSSGRGGFRSDSFKNRGNFGGSRGYGRNEFRNQGEFLGRPKGSTGSNGEDLQRTNQNGSRRGGRQGGVKGSSASTGT from the exons ATGGCAATGCAGGAAGCAGCTTCTGCCCCTGCTCCTAGTGCTAAAGATGTTGGCAATGCCTTCGTGGAGCAGTATTACCATATTTTACACCAATCCCCTGGATTGGTCCATAAATTTTATCAGGATTCGAGTTTGCTAAGTCGGCCTGATGCTGATGGCACCATGACAACTGTGACTACCATGCAA GCAATCAATGACAAGATTCTTTCCTTGAATTATGAAGACTACACAGCTGAGGTGAAAAATGCAGACGCTCAGGAGTCTTATGAGAAAGGGGTAATTGTTCTCGTGACTGGTTGTTTAACTGGAAAGGACAacataaagaagaaattctcTCAAACTTTTTTCCTCGCTCCACAAGACAAAGGCTACTTTGTTTTGAATGATTTATTTAGGTTTGTTGGGGAGAATGGATCATTGCCCAATAATACTGTCTTGGTTAATGGGGTCAGTGAAGATGCTACACCAATAACCCCTACAGTAGAACCAGGCTGGGGAGATATTTCAGTAGCAG ATACGACTCAGGCTTCTGGTAATCTTACAGTTGATCCTGCTACTTCCTTTGAGGATAAAGATCTTAATAATGGCGCTGAAGTTTGTGATCCTTCTGATAAGGAGGAAGGATCGGTGAATGAAGAAGAGGTTGTTGACCCCCAACCTGATTCAACTTGCAATATAACAAGTGTTGGTGCTTCTCCTGCAATCCTGGAGGATGCTCCAAAGAAATCTTATGCTTCAATT CTGAAAGTAATGAAAGGTAATACAGTGCCTAGATCAGTCCATGCTGCTACCACTAATGTGAAGGTGGCACCTATAAACTCTGAAAAGCAATTGCCCAATTCCACAAAACCTGCTTATGCATCAGAGGCTATTGCTCCTACTAGTGGCAGTGCTCAAAGTAGTGATATTCATGAAGAAG TAGAAGGCCACTCCATATATGTACGAAGTTTATCTTTTAATGCAACAGAGGCACAACTTGAAGAGGCTTTTAAGAAATTTGGGCCTATTAAATGCGGTGGCATCCAAGTTAGAAGCAATAAG CAAGGGTTCTGCTTTGGCTTTGTTGAATTTGAAACATTGAGTTCCATGCAAAGTGCACTTGAG GCTTCGTCTATTACTGTTGGGGATCGTCAAGCTATtgttgaagaaaagaaaaccaacaACCGAG TTGGTAGCAGTGGAAGAGGAAGGTATTCCTCAGGAAGAGGTGGGTTTCGGAGTGACAGTTTCAAGAATCGGGGGAACTTTGGTGGTAGCCGAGGCTATGGTAGGAATGAATTCAGAAACCAGGGTGAATTCTTAGGGCGACCCAAGGGTTCAACTGGTAGCAATGGAGAGGACTTGCAGCGGACTAATCAGAATGGAAGCAGAAGGGGAGGGCGTCAAGGTGGGGTAAAAGGTAGTTCTGCTAGTACTGGAACATAG
- the LOC8284418 gene encoding nuclear transport factor 2 isoform X2, producing MAMQEAASAPAPSAKDVGNAFVEQYYHILHQSPGLVHKFYQDSSLLSRPDADGTMTTVTTMQAINDKILSLNYEDYTAEVKNADAQESYEKGVIVLVTGCLTGKDNIKKKFSQTFFLAPQDKGYFVLNDLFRFVGENGSLPNNTVLVNGVSEDATPITPTVEPGWGDISVADTTQASGNLTVDPATSFEDKDLNNGAEVCDPSDKEEGSVNEEEVVDPQPDSTCNITSVGASPAILEDAPKKSYASILKVMKGNTVPRSVHAATTNVKVAPINSEKQLPNSTKPAYASEAIAPTSGSAQSSDIHEEEGHSIYVRSLSFNATEAQLEEAFKKFGPIKCGGIQVRSNKQGFCFGFVEFETLSSMQSALEASSITVGDRQAIVEEKKTNNRVGSSGRGRYSSGRGGFRSDSFKNRGNFGGSRGYGRNEFRNQGEFLGRPKGSTGSNGEDLQRTNQNGSRRGGRQGGVKGSSASTGT from the exons ATGGCAATGCAGGAAGCAGCTTCTGCCCCTGCTCCTAGTGCTAAAGATGTTGGCAATGCCTTCGTGGAGCAGTATTACCATATTTTACACCAATCCCCTGGATTGGTCCATAAATTTTATCAGGATTCGAGTTTGCTAAGTCGGCCTGATGCTGATGGCACCATGACAACTGTGACTACCATGCAA GCAATCAATGACAAGATTCTTTCCTTGAATTATGAAGACTACACAGCTGAGGTGAAAAATGCAGACGCTCAGGAGTCTTATGAGAAAGGGGTAATTGTTCTCGTGACTGGTTGTTTAACTGGAAAGGACAacataaagaagaaattctcTCAAACTTTTTTCCTCGCTCCACAAGACAAAGGCTACTTTGTTTTGAATGATTTATTTAGGTTTGTTGGGGAGAATGGATCATTGCCCAATAATACTGTCTTGGTTAATGGGGTCAGTGAAGATGCTACACCAATAACCCCTACAGTAGAACCAGGCTGGGGAGATATTTCAGTAGCAG ATACGACTCAGGCTTCTGGTAATCTTACAGTTGATCCTGCTACTTCCTTTGAGGATAAAGATCTTAATAATGGCGCTGAAGTTTGTGATCCTTCTGATAAGGAGGAAGGATCGGTGAATGAAGAAGAGGTTGTTGACCCCCAACCTGATTCAACTTGCAATATAACAAGTGTTGGTGCTTCTCCTGCAATCCTGGAGGATGCTCCAAAGAAATCTTATGCTTCAATT CTGAAAGTAATGAAAGGTAATACAGTGCCTAGATCAGTCCATGCTGCTACCACTAATGTGAAGGTGGCACCTATAAACTCTGAAAAGCAATTGCCCAATTCCACAAAACCTGCTTATGCATCAGAGGCTATTGCTCCTACTAGTGGCAGTGCTCAAAGTAGTGATATTCATGAAGAAG AAGGCCACTCCATATATGTACGAAGTTTATCTTTTAATGCAACAGAGGCACAACTTGAAGAGGCTTTTAAGAAATTTGGGCCTATTAAATGCGGTGGCATCCAAGTTAGAAGCAATAAG CAAGGGTTCTGCTTTGGCTTTGTTGAATTTGAAACATTGAGTTCCATGCAAAGTGCACTTGAG GCTTCGTCTATTACTGTTGGGGATCGTCAAGCTATtgttgaagaaaagaaaaccaacaACCGAG TTGGTAGCAGTGGAAGAGGAAGGTATTCCTCAGGAAGAGGTGGGTTTCGGAGTGACAGTTTCAAGAATCGGGGGAACTTTGGTGGTAGCCGAGGCTATGGTAGGAATGAATTCAGAAACCAGGGTGAATTCTTAGGGCGACCCAAGGGTTCAACTGGTAGCAATGGAGAGGACTTGCAGCGGACTAATCAGAATGGAAGCAGAAGGGGAGGGCGTCAAGGTGGGGTAAAAGGTAGTTCTGCTAGTACTGGAACATAG
- the LOC8284418 gene encoding nuclear transport factor 2 isoform X3 translates to MAMQEAASAPAPSAKDVGNAFVEQYYHILHQSPGLVHKFYQDSSLLSRPDADGTMTTVTTMQAINDKILSLNYEDYTAEVKNADAQESYEKGVIVLVTGCLTGKDNIKKKFSQTFFLAPQDKGYFVLNDLFRFVGENGSLPNNTVLVNGVSEDATPITPTVEPGWGDISVAVDPATSFEDKDLNNGAEVCDPSDKEEGSVNEEEVVDPQPDSTCNITSVGASPAILEDAPKKSYASILKVMKGNTVPRSVHAATTNVKVAPINSEKQLPNSTKPAYASEAIAPTSGSAQSSDIHEEVEGHSIYVRSLSFNATEAQLEEAFKKFGPIKCGGIQVRSNKQGFCFGFVEFETLSSMQSALEASSITVGDRQAIVEEKKTNNRVGSSGRGRYSSGRGGFRSDSFKNRGNFGGSRGYGRNEFRNQGEFLGRPKGSTGSNGEDLQRTNQNGSRRGGRQGGVKGSSASTGT, encoded by the exons ATGGCAATGCAGGAAGCAGCTTCTGCCCCTGCTCCTAGTGCTAAAGATGTTGGCAATGCCTTCGTGGAGCAGTATTACCATATTTTACACCAATCCCCTGGATTGGTCCATAAATTTTATCAGGATTCGAGTTTGCTAAGTCGGCCTGATGCTGATGGCACCATGACAACTGTGACTACCATGCAA GCAATCAATGACAAGATTCTTTCCTTGAATTATGAAGACTACACAGCTGAGGTGAAAAATGCAGACGCTCAGGAGTCTTATGAGAAAGGGGTAATTGTTCTCGTGACTGGTTGTTTAACTGGAAAGGACAacataaagaagaaattctcTCAAACTTTTTTCCTCGCTCCACAAGACAAAGGCTACTTTGTTTTGAATGATTTATTTAGGTTTGTTGGGGAGAATGGATCATTGCCCAATAATACTGTCTTGGTTAATGGGGTCAGTGAAGATGCTACACCAATAACCCCTACAGTAGAACCAGGCTGGGGAGATATTTCAGTAGCAG TTGATCCTGCTACTTCCTTTGAGGATAAAGATCTTAATAATGGCGCTGAAGTTTGTGATCCTTCTGATAAGGAGGAAGGATCGGTGAATGAAGAAGAGGTTGTTGACCCCCAACCTGATTCAACTTGCAATATAACAAGTGTTGGTGCTTCTCCTGCAATCCTGGAGGATGCTCCAAAGAAATCTTATGCTTCAATT CTGAAAGTAATGAAAGGTAATACAGTGCCTAGATCAGTCCATGCTGCTACCACTAATGTGAAGGTGGCACCTATAAACTCTGAAAAGCAATTGCCCAATTCCACAAAACCTGCTTATGCATCAGAGGCTATTGCTCCTACTAGTGGCAGTGCTCAAAGTAGTGATATTCATGAAGAAG TAGAAGGCCACTCCATATATGTACGAAGTTTATCTTTTAATGCAACAGAGGCACAACTTGAAGAGGCTTTTAAGAAATTTGGGCCTATTAAATGCGGTGGCATCCAAGTTAGAAGCAATAAG CAAGGGTTCTGCTTTGGCTTTGTTGAATTTGAAACATTGAGTTCCATGCAAAGTGCACTTGAG GCTTCGTCTATTACTGTTGGGGATCGTCAAGCTATtgttgaagaaaagaaaaccaacaACCGAG TTGGTAGCAGTGGAAGAGGAAGGTATTCCTCAGGAAGAGGTGGGTTTCGGAGTGACAGTTTCAAGAATCGGGGGAACTTTGGTGGTAGCCGAGGCTATGGTAGGAATGAATTCAGAAACCAGGGTGAATTCTTAGGGCGACCCAAGGGTTCAACTGGTAGCAATGGAGAGGACTTGCAGCGGACTAATCAGAATGGAAGCAGAAGGGGAGGGCGTCAAGGTGGGGTAAAAGGTAGTTCTGCTAGTACTGGAACATAG
- the LOC8284419 gene encoding uncharacterized protein LOC8284419, giving the protein MEAAAISGSRGICFLYSSPNGKRTLLNRSMAAQKPVPSAAKTVSSRKNSTVFPLGEKGPRNSPLVTSPPIKLLTRVEELKLLSKAEKAGLLSAAEKFGLSLSTIEKLGLLSKAEELGVLSAATDPGTPGALFSLSLGLLLLGPSCVYLVPEDYPWEIVLQVAVALVSVVGGSAAFAASNLVSNLQKSK; this is encoded by the exons ATGGAGGCGGCAGCAATTTCTGGCAGCAGAGGAATTTGCTTCCTATATTCTTCTCCTAATGGAAAGAGAACTCTTCTTAATAGATCCATGGCTGCCCAGAAGCCAGTGCCATCAGCTGCCAAAACTGTTAGCTCTAGAAAG AACTCAACAGTGTTTCCCCTTGGTGAGAAAGGCCCCAGGAATAGCCCATTGGTAACCTCACCTCCAATCAAGCTGCTAACAAGGGTAGAGGAACTGAAGCTGCTGAGCAAAGCTGAGAAAGCAGGGTTGCTATCTGCAGCGGAGAAGTTTGGTTTATCTTTGTCAACGATAGAGAAACTGGGTCTCCTCTCTAAGGCAGAGGAATTGGGAGTTCTCTCAGCCGCAACAGACCCAGGGACTCCAGGGGCCTTGTTCAGCCTTAGCTTGGGATTGTTGCTTTTGGGTCCTTCTTGTGTTTATCTTGTGCCTGAGGATTACCCTTGGGAGATTGTATTGCAGGTTGCTGTTGCTCTGGTATCTGTTGTTGGTGGATCTGCAGCTTTTGCTGCCTCAAATCTTGTATCCAACTTGCAGAAATCAAAATAA
- the LOC8284421 gene encoding pyruvate decarboxylase 1 gives MEKNGTVKPTSCNDGHYTSPPKFISAPTLGYHLARRLVEVGVSDIFSVPGDTTLTLFDYFIAEPGLNLIGCCNELNAGYAADGYARARGVGACAVTFTVGGLSILNAIAGAYSEHLPVICIVGGPNSNDYGSKRILHHTIGLPDFSQELQCFQAVTCHQAIINDLDNAQEQIDKAITICLQESKPVYISISCNLVAIPHPSFIHKPIPLVFTTKISNQMVLEVAVEAAAEILNKAVKPVLVAGPKLRAAKACNAFVQLAKSCGYAFAVMPAAKGLVPENHPHHFIGTYWGAASTVFCAEIVETADASLLAGPIFDDLSSLGYSLLFNKKKAIIAEPDRIIIPEMPVLGTIVLKDFLKRLAKRLDHNKTSYQNYKRIYVAEEVLPKLDPKEALKVNVMFKHIQKMLIGDMVVVAEVGDSWFHCQKLKLPQGCGYESQILYASIGWSVGATLGYAQAKPDKRVIAFIGDGSFQMSPQDVSTMLRCGHKSIIFLINNGGYTIETEIHDGPYNVINNWNYTELVNAMDNGFGRCWTAKVGCEEELIGAMETAMVDKKECLCFIEVIVHRDDTSKELLQLVCRLASANSRPPYLQMSYGN, from the exons atggaaaaaaatGGCACAGTTAAGCCAACCAGCTGCAACGATGGCCACTATACCTCACCACCAAAATTCATATCAGCACCAACACTAGGCTACCACCTAGCTCGCCGACTAGTCGAAGTTGGTGTATCTGATATATTTTCAGTTCCAGGCGACACCACTCTGACCCTTTTTGATTACTTCATTGCTGAGCCAGGGCTTAACCTGATCGGATGCTGTAATGAGCTAAATGCAGGGTATGCTGCTGATGGATATGCCAGGGCAAGAGGTGTGGGTGCATGTGCTGTTACCTTCACTGTTGGTGGCCTTAGCATTCTTAATGCTATTGCCGGTGCTTATAGCGAACATCTTCCCGTCATTTGTATCGTCGGTGGTCCAAATTCTAATGATTATGGTTCTAAAAGAATTCTTCATCACACCATTGGCTTGCCGGATTTTAGCCAAGAGCTTCAATGCTTCCAGGCTGTCACTTGCCATCAG GCTATCATCAATGACTTGGACAATGCCCAAGAGCAGATTGATAAAGCAATTACAATATGTTTACAAGAAAGCAAGCCTGTTTATATTAGCATCAGCTGTAACTTGGTGGCTATCCCTCATCCCAGTTTCATTCACAAGCCTATTCCACTCGTCTTCACTACTAA AATAAGTAATCAGATGGTCCTGGAAGTAGCAGTGGAAGCAGCGGCAGAAATCTTAAACAAGGCTGTTAAACCAGTTCTAGTGGCTGGACCAAAACTCCGAGCTGCTAAAGCTTGCAATGCCTTCGTTCAGTTGGCAAAATCTTGTGGTTATGCATTTGCAGTCATGCCAGCAGCAAAAGGCCTTGTGCCAGAGAATCATCCTCATCATTTTATTGGGACATATTGGGGCGCAGCAAGCACTGTCTTTTGTGCAGAAATAGTAGAAACTGCTGATGCATCTCTGCTTGCAGGACCAATTTTCGACGACTTGAGCTCTCTTGGTTACTCACTCCTCTTCAACAAGAAGAAGGCTATTATTGCAGAACCTGATCGCATAATAATTCCTGAAATGCCTGTATTAGGAACCATAGTACTAAAGGATTTCCTAAAAAGACTGGCCAAACGGCTTGATCATAACAAAACGTCGTATCAGAATTACAAGCGGATATATGTTGCTGAAGAAGTTCTTCCAAAATTGGACCCCAAAGAAGCCTTGAAGGTTAATGTTATGTTCAAACACATACAGAAGATGTTGATAGGTGACATGGTTGTGGTTGCCGAGGTAGGCGACTCCTGGTTTCATTGCCAGAAACTGAAATTGCCACAGGGCTGTGG GTATGAAAGTCAAATACTATATGCATCAATTGGTTGGTCAGTAGGGGCAACTCTTGGATATGCACAAGCTAAACCAGATAAGAGGGTGATTGCTTTTATTGGAGATGGAAGCTTCCAG ATGAGCCCTCAAGACGTGTCAACAATGCTACGGTGTGGACATAAAAGCATAATTTTCTTGATAAACAATGGCGGGTACACAATAGAAACTGAGATCCACGACGGACCCTATAACGTCATCAATAACTGGAACTATACTGAGTTGGTTAATGCCATGGATAACGGGTTTGGGAGGTGTTGGACTGCTAAG GTTGGATGCGAGGAGGAACTGATTGGAGCAATGGAGACAGCAATGGTGGATAAGAAGGAGTGCTTGTGTTTCATAGAAGTGATTGTTCATAGAGATGATACCAGCAAAGAGTTACTTCAACTTGTGTGCAGGCTTGCTTCTGCTAATAGTCGCCCTCCCTACTTGCAAATGTCTTATGGCAATTAA
- the LOC8284422 gene encoding mitochondrial import receptor subunit TOM5 homolog: MADSMISVEKLKAFLNSQIHDEEKWALNMKLLRAAGLFAGSIFLMRNYGDLMAV, translated from the exons ATGGCTGATTCTATGATTTCCGTAGAAAAGCTCAAAGCCTTTTTGAACTCTCAAATTCACGACGAAGAGAAGTGGGCCCTCAACATG AAATTGCTTCGTGCTGCTGGACTCTTTGCAGGATCCATTTTCCTGATGCGGAATTATGGTGATCTCATGGCAGTATGA
- the LOC8263439 gene encoding ninja-family protein AFP3 isoform X2, with the protein MNVSETKHLAMQKKEHPKDLLRKFAPTQLSINQEKKNDKPDINLGLSLSLGGIYCENSNEKTLSRSSSSIGMMTLKKDGDAKERDSLFPRSFLSLSRSYSVPTEAEQEQRKATLMALARTRIESTENFMWDRAQNGGTYEQEKSLAKEPRPSSPSQVAAWAAASAAKSPALCRALVQIKRQASMYSSRRLEGQEGLAAGNGANHSQLLLTQKDTESKLMVGANANERLVKAAETKIKNPSKRAKLLKNGFQDRGMDVMKQMPSVTTTGNGPYGRKIEGILYKYSKSQVTIVCVCHGSFLSPAEFVRHAGGNNVANPMKHITVCSSFSF; encoded by the exons A TGAATGTTAGTGAGACAAAGCACTTGGCCATGCAGAAAAAAGAGCACCCTAAGGACCTTTTGCGGAAATTTGCACCAACCCAGTTGAGCATTAatcaggaaaagaaaaatgataaaccagACATCAATCTTGGACTCTCTTTGTCTTTAGGTGGAATTTACTGCGAAAACTCGAATGAAAAAACTTTATCGAGATCATCTTCCAGTATCGGAATGATGACACTGAAAAAAGATGGTGATGCTAAAGAGCGCGATTCCTTATTCCCCAGGTCGTTTCTTTCATTGTCAAGGTCTTATTCAGTGCCCACTGAGGCGGAACAAGAGCAGAGAAAGGCAACTTTAATGGCTTTGGCTAGGACGAGAATTGAGTCTACTGAGAATTTTATGTGGGACAGGGCTCAAAATGGCGGTACTTATGAGCAGGAGAAATCTCTAGCTAAAGAACCAAGGCCATCTTCACCATCTCAAGTGGCTGCTTGGGCTGCAGCTTCTGCTGCTAAGAGTCCTGCCTTGTGTCGTGCCCTTGTTCAGATCAAGAGACAGGCCTCTATGTATAGCAGCAGAAGACTTGAAG GACAAGAAGGATTGGCTGCAGGGAATGGTGCTAATCATTCACAATTGTTGCTAACTCAAAAAGACACTGAATCCAAGCTCATGGTAGGGGCAAATGCAAATGAAAGACTTGTCAAGGCTGCTGaaacaaagataaaaaatcCATCAAAAAGGGCAAAACTTCTGAAAAATGGCTTTCAAGATAGGGGGATGGATGTGATGAAACAGATGCCTAGTGTGACAACAACAGGCAATGGCCCTTATGGAAGGAAAATAGAGGGAATTTTGTACAAGTACAGCAAAAGTCAAGTGACCATTGTATGTGTTTGTCATGGCAGTTTTCTCTCCCCAGCAGAATTTGTAAGGCATGCCGGTGGGAACAATGTAGCGAACCCCATGAAGCACATCACTGTTTGctcctccttttccttttag
- the LOC8263439 gene encoding ninja-family protein AFP3 isoform X1 yields the protein MAELSTAVNVSETKHLAMQKKEHPKDLLRKFAPTQLSINQEKKNDKPDINLGLSLSLGGIYCENSNEKTLSRSSSSIGMMTLKKDGDAKERDSLFPRSFLSLSRSYSVPTEAEQEQRKATLMALARTRIESTENFMWDRAQNGGTYEQEKSLAKEPRPSSPSQVAAWAAASAAKSPALCRALVQIKRQASMYSSRRLEGQEGLAAGNGANHSQLLLTQKDTESKLMVGANANERLVKAAETKIKNPSKRAKLLKNGFQDRGMDVMKQMPSVTTTGNGPYGRKIEGILYKYSKSQVTIVCVCHGSFLSPAEFVRHAGGNNVANPMKHITVCSSFSF from the exons ATGGCGGAACTTTCTACGGCAGTGAATGTTAGTGAGACAAAGCACTTGGCCATGCAGAAAAAAGAGCACCCTAAGGACCTTTTGCGGAAATTTGCACCAACCCAGTTGAGCATTAatcaggaaaagaaaaatgataaaccagACATCAATCTTGGACTCTCTTTGTCTTTAGGTGGAATTTACTGCGAAAACTCGAATGAAAAAACTTTATCGAGATCATCTTCCAGTATCGGAATGATGACACTGAAAAAAGATGGTGATGCTAAAGAGCGCGATTCCTTATTCCCCAGGTCGTTTCTTTCATTGTCAAGGTCTTATTCAGTGCCCACTGAGGCGGAACAAGAGCAGAGAAAGGCAACTTTAATGGCTTTGGCTAGGACGAGAATTGAGTCTACTGAGAATTTTATGTGGGACAGGGCTCAAAATGGCGGTACTTATGAGCAGGAGAAATCTCTAGCTAAAGAACCAAGGCCATCTTCACCATCTCAAGTGGCTGCTTGGGCTGCAGCTTCTGCTGCTAAGAGTCCTGCCTTGTGTCGTGCCCTTGTTCAGATCAAGAGACAGGCCTCTATGTATAGCAGCAGAAGACTTGAAG GACAAGAAGGATTGGCTGCAGGGAATGGTGCTAATCATTCACAATTGTTGCTAACTCAAAAAGACACTGAATCCAAGCTCATGGTAGGGGCAAATGCAAATGAAAGACTTGTCAAGGCTGCTGaaacaaagataaaaaatcCATCAAAAAGGGCAAAACTTCTGAAAAATGGCTTTCAAGATAGGGGGATGGATGTGATGAAACAGATGCCTAGTGTGACAACAACAGGCAATGGCCCTTATGGAAGGAAAATAGAGGGAATTTTGTACAAGTACAGCAAAAGTCAAGTGACCATTGTATGTGTTTGTCATGGCAGTTTTCTCTCCCCAGCAGAATTTGTAAGGCATGCCGGTGGGAACAATGTAGCGAACCCCATGAAGCACATCACTGTTTGctcctccttttccttttag
- the LOC8284425 gene encoding glycerophosphodiester phosphodiesterase GDPD6 yields MALTCFITIILLSFIFVCSGRPIYPLPSKISHGNRQPLQTSRPYNIAHRGSNGEIPEETAAAYMRAIEEGADFIETDILSSKDGVLICFHDVTLDDTTDIAQHKEFADRKRTYEVQGVNTTGFFTVDFTFKELKKLRVKQRYSFRDQQYNGKFPIITFEEFISIALDAQRVIGIYPEIKNPVLINQHVKWPGGKRFEDVFVETLRKYGYKGSYMSKDWLKQPVFIQSFAPTSLVYISNLTDSPKIFLIDDVTIPTQDTDQSYWEITSDAYLDYVKEYVVGIGPWKDTVVPVVNNYLQEPTDLVARAHSHDLQVHPYTYRNEDKFLHYNFHQDPHEEYDFWLNKIGIDGLFTDFTESLHHFQELTSPLSKDDRDDKSASNLLHEIALLISSHKN; encoded by the exons ATGGCTTTAACAT GTTTTATCACAATTATACTTCTATCTTTCATATTTGTGTGCTCTGGAAGGCCCATCTATCCTCTTCCTAGTAAAATAAGCCATGGTAATAGACAGCCTTTACAGACTTCTCGTCCATATAATATTGCACATCGAGGATCAAATGGAGAAATCCCTGAAGAAACTGCTGCTGCTTACATG AGAGCCATTGAAGAAGGAGCAGATTTTATAGAAACAGATATCCTATCCTCCAAAGATGGTGTTCTGATATGCTTCCATGATGTTACCCTTGATGACACAACTGATATTGCACAGCATAAGGAGTTTGCAGATCGTAAAAGGACCTATGAGGTTCAAGGGGTCAATACCACTGGCTTTTTTACTG TGGATTTTACTTTCAAAGAGCTGAAGAAATTGCGAGTGAAGCAGAGATACTCATTCCGGGACCAACAATATAATG GAAAGTTTCCTATTATCACTTTTGAAGAGTTCATATCAATTGCACTGGATGCACAGAGGGTTATTGGGATTTACCCAGAGATCAAAAATCCTGTACTTATCAACCAGCAC GTGAAATGGCCTGGTGGTAAGCGATTTGAGGATGTGTTTGTTGAGACGCTCAGGAAGTATGGTTACAAAGGTTCTTACATGTCAAAGGATTGGCTGAAGCAACCTGTATTTATCCAATCCTTTGCTCCAACTTCCCTTGTGTATATATCGAATCTAACAGACTCGCCCAAAATATTCTTGATTGATGATGTTACCATTCCAACTCAAGACACTGATCAG TCATACTGGGAAATCACTTCTGATGCTTATCTAGACTACGTTAAGGAATATGTGGTCGGTATTGGACCGTGGAAGGATACAGTGGTTCCTgtagtaaataattatttgcaAGAACCTACAGATCTTGTTGCCAGAGCACATTCCCATGACCTACAG GTGCACCCCTACACTTACCGGAATGAGGATAAGTTCTTACACTACAACTTCCATCAAGACCCACATGAAGAATACGATTTTTGGCTTAACAAGATAGGAATTGATGGACTCTTTACAGACTTTACAGAGAGCCTCCATCATTTTCAGGAATTGACTTCGCCACTCTCTAAAGACGACAGAGACGATAAAAGTGCATCCAACTTGTTGCATGAAATAGCATTGTTGATATCTTCACATAAAAATTGA